The Hymenobacter sp. DG01 sequence GTCGGCTTTGGTGAAGCGCTTCAGGCCCATAGACAGCAAGCGCTGCTCATCGCCTTCGGTCATGGACGCAATAGCGTCTTTACCGAACTTCTGCACCTGATCCACGGTGTCGTAGAGGTACACGCGGGCAATGTCGATTTGGGCGGCCAGAGCCTCCTCACCTTTCACGCCGGCTTCCTTTTCTACGCGCAGCAGCACGCTTTCAGCAGTGTACACCTTGATGGCCATGTCGGCGATGTTCATGAGTACTTCCTGCTCTTTGGCCAGGGAGTTCATGTACTTCTGTACTGCCGTGCCGGCTACCATCAGGATGGCCTTCTTCAGCTTGGCAATGGTCTTTTTCTCGGCGGCGAACAAGCCGGTTTCCTCTTCTACATTGAAGTCAGGAATAGCCATCAGCTCCTGCTGCACGGCCTGGGCGGGGCCCATCAGATCCAACTCGCCTTTCATGGCCTTCTTCAGGATCATGTCAACGGCCAGCATGCGGTTGATTTCGTTGGTGCCCTCGAAGATGCGGTTGATGCGCGAATCCCGATAAGCGCGGTCCATGGGGTAGTCGGCCGAGAAGCCGTAGCCGCCGTACACCTGTACGCCTTCATCCACTACGTAGTCAAGTACCTCCGAGCCTTCTACCTTCAGAATGGCGCACTCCACGGCAAATTCGCGAGCGGCACCCAGCAGGGCTTCGTTGTGGCTTTGACCTTTGGCCAGCAACTCCTGCTCCATACGGGCAATGTCCATACCGGCGCGGTAAATAGCCGATTCTACGGCGTAGATACGCACGGCCTGCTGGGCCAGCTTGTACTTGATAGCACCAAACTTGCTGATGGGCAGCTTGAACTGCACCCGCTCGTTGGCGTATTTCACGCTCAGGGTAGCCGCCATTTTTGTAGCGCCCAGGCAGGCAGCGGCCAGCTTAATGCGGCCGATGTTCAGGATGTTGAAGGCAATCAGGTGGCCTTTGCCAATTTCGCCCAGCACCGCCGATTTCGGCACTTTCACGTCGGAGAGGAATACCTGGCGGGTAGAGGAACCCTTGATACCCATCTTGTGCTCCTCGTTGCCGAGGCTCAGACCGGGAGTGTTTTTCTCCACGATGAAGCCCGTGAACTTGTCGCCGTCCACCTGCGCAAACACGATGAACACGTTGGCAAAGCCACCGTTGGTAATCCACATTTTCTGGCCGTTGAGCACGTAATGCTCGCCGTCTTCGGTCAGGATGGCTTTGGTTTTGGCACCCAGGGCGTCGGAGCCGGAGCCAGGCTCCGTGAGGCAGTAAGCCCCCATCAGCTCACCGCTGGTCAGGCCGGGCAGGTACTTGGCTTTCTGCTCCTCGTTGCCGAAGTACAGAATGGGCAGCATGGCAATACCCGTGTGCGCCGCAAAGGCAACCGGGAACGAGTGGCCACCGCCTACCCCTTCGGTTACGCGCAGGGAGGTAGTGAAGTCCATGTCCAGTCCGCCGTACTGCTCCGGAATGCTTACCCCAAACAGGCCCAGCTCACCGGCCTTTTCCATGAGGTTACGCATCAGGCCTTCCTCATGGTTGTCAAGGCGCTCCAGCAGGGGCTGCACCTCTTTCTCCACGAAGTCCAGAGCCGTCTGGTGCATCATGTTCTGCTCCTCCGAAAAATCGGCGGGGGTAAATACGTCCTGAGCGTCGGTTTCTTTGATGATGAACTCGCCGCCTTTCACAAGCTTGTTGGTTACTTCCATGACCGGGTGAGATGTTGGAATTAAAAAATCGATGTCTAAAAGAGAAAGAAGATGCTCGGCATACCTACTACTTGGCTGCCACTAGCCCCTTCTGTGTGGGATACCGAAAGATAACAAATTATGTTATGCTTGCCGAGTACTTTGTGAAAAAGAAACCCCGAAGGTCGGGGTTCCTAATCTTTAGAAGCAGAACAGCTTACGTAAGTATCTGGTTCTGAAAATGGAGCGTATCCGGCGGTCGGTGTCGTGGGTCGAGTGAGTTTTCCATTTGAAAACGCTGCCACGCTTTCGGAGCGACGCACGCCACCGACGGCCGGATACGCTGCCTGCTTACTTCAGCAATTCGTAGATACCGGCTACGCCCTGGCCGCCACCCACGCAGGCGGTTACCATGCCGTATTTCTTATTGCGTGCACGCAACTCATGGAAGAGCTGGATGCTGAGCTTGGCGCCGGAGCAGCCTAGTGGGTGGCCTAGCGCAATAGCACCGCCGTTCACGTTTAGTTTGCTCTCATCAATGTTCAGCTCGCGTACAATGGCAATTGACTGCGAAGCAAATGCTTCATTCAGTTCAATCAGGTCAATGTCCTCGAGCTTCATGCCGGCCTGCTTTAGCGCCTTCGGAATAGCCTTGATCGGGCCCATACCCATGATGCGCGGATCAATACCTTCGGTGGCGTAGGTAATCATACGCGCAATAGGCTCGAGGTTTAACTCTTTCACCATGCGCTCCGACATCACGATGACAAAAGCTGCTCCGTCGGAAGTCTGGGAAGAGTTACCAGCCGTTACCGAACCGTTAGCGGCAAATACCGGACGCAGCTTAGCCAGTGCCTCAACGGAGGTATCAGCACGTGGGCCTTCGTCGGTGTCTACTACAAACGAGCGGTTTTTCTTTTTGCCAGTGGCCTGGTCGAGGTAGGTTTCCTCTACCGTGATGGGCACAATCTGCTCCTTAAACTTGCCCTCCTGAATGGCTTTGATAGCCTTCTGGTGCGAGTTGTACGCGAACAAGTCCTGGTCCTCGCGCGATACTTTATAGTCCTGCGCTACAGCTTCGGCCGTGAGGCCCATACCGAGGTAATAGTCGGGGTGTTGCTGAGCCAGCTTGTAGTTGGGCACCGTTTTCCAGCCTACGGTTGGCACCATGCTCATGCTCTCGGTGCCACCGGCCACGATGCACTCAGCCATACCAGCGGAAATTTTGCTGGCGGCCATAGCTATAGTTTCCACGCCGGAGCCGCAATAGCGGTTCACGATAAGGCCCGATACGTTTATGGGCAGCGCCAGCAGCGAAATCAAACGGCCCATTTGCAGGCCTTGCTCCGCTTCCGGTACCGCGTTGCCTACCATCACATCGTCGATGCGCGTGGGGTCAAGGGCCGGAACGGAAGCTACCAAGTGCTTGATGACGTCGGCGGCGAGGTCATCGGGGCGGGTGAAGCGGAAACCGCCGCGGGTGGCTTTGCCAACGGCCGTGCGGTAACCAGCTACGATATATGCATTCATTGTAGTGAGTCTTTTAAGAGTGGGATTGCAAAAGCCCGTTCGTCAAGTGGAGTAGCTCAGATTTTCTCGCGCAAATCGACATTGCTCGCATACTCCCTCTTCATCGAGAGCTAGTGGTGGAAACATGTTCTTGATGTTAGAAGAAGCAAACGTTCCATCAGGCATATCTGGATTGTAGCCTTCTGTTTGGCAAAATCTACATTGCTGTATCCACTTGCGCAGCTTTGGATACATAGTTATGTAATCCTTTCCGCCTCTATGTCTATTAGCTCCCATAATCGAACAGGAACTGTTATTTCTAGTTCCGCAGCGGTTTACCAGTGGTCAGAATCGACTGAATTCGCTCTAGCGTTTTCCGCTCGCCGGTCAGCGAGAGGAAGGCTTCACGCTCCAGATCCAGCAGGTACTGCTCCGATACTTCGGTTGGGCTGCTCAGGTCGCCGCCGCACATGATATAGGCCAGTTTGTTGGCAATCTTCACGTCGTGGTCGGAGATATAGCGACCTTCCTTCATGGCGTGCACGCCGGTCAGGAACATACCGAGGGCGCCTTTGCCCTGCACCTTGATGTTGGTTTTCTGCACCGGCTGGGTGTAGCCATCTTCGGCTAGCTCAATGGCAGCGGCCTTGGCTTGCGCGATGACGCGGTTGCTGTTCACCACTACCTCGTCGCCGCGGCGCAGGAAGCCCAGGTCGAAGGCCTCAGCCGCGGAAGTCGAAACTTTGGCGGTGCTGATAGTCATGAAGGTGTTGCGGAGCAGATTGTACTCTGGCTCTCCTTCTTCGTACTTGGCCGCGGTGCGCAGGGTCATTTCCTTGGTACCACCGCCACCGGGAATCAGGCCTACGCCGAATTCCACGAGGCCCATGTAGGTTTCCGCAGCGGCCACTACCCGGTCGCAGTGCAGGTTCAGCTCGCAGCCGCCGCCTAGGGCGAGGCCGTGCGGAGCGCCTACCACCGGAATGCTGCTGTAGCGCATGCGCATCATGGCCTGCTGGAACTGGGCAATCATCAGGTTCAGCTCATCGTACTCCTGGTCCAGCGCGAACATGTACACAAGGCCCAGGTTGGCACCCGCCGAGAAGTTCGGTGCGTCGTTGCCAACTACCAGACCACGGAAGTCCTTTTCGGCAATTTCCACACCTTTCAGCAGGCCCTGAATTACATCGGAGCCCAGCGCGTTCATCTTGCTGTGGAACTCCACGTTCAGGATACCGTCGCCGAGGTCTAGCACCGAAGCACCGGCATTTTTCCACACCACTTTGCCGGTGGCGCGCAGGTTATCGAGGATGATGAAGTTCTCAACTCCCGGAATGGCTTTGTAGGCCTTGCTCTCGATGTCGTAGAACTGCTTCACGCCCTGCTCGCTCACTTTATAGAAGGTAGCATTGCCAGCGGCCATCATCTCCTGAACCCAGGGAGCAACAGTCTTGCCTTCAGCCTGCGCCAACTCCAGGCCTTTCTGTACGCCCAGAGCATCCCAGGTTTCAAACGGACCCATTTCCCAGCCGAAGCCAGCGCGCAGGGCGTCATCAATCTTGAACAGGGAGTCGGTGATTTCCGGAATTCGGTTGCTCACGTAGGCAAACAGCCCCGCGAAGGTCTTGCGATAGAAATCAGCGGCTTTGTCTTTGCCGGCTACCAGCACCTTGAAACGGTCCGCCAGCTTCTCAATCGGCTTAGTGGTTTCCAGGGTGGCGAACTTCACCTTGGCGCTAGGCTTGTACTCCAGCGTAGCGAGGTCGAGAGCCTGAATTTCGGACTTGCCGCCTTCGCCTTTTACCTTTTTATAGAAGCCCTGGCCGGTTTTGTCGCCCAGCCACTTGTTCTCGGCCATCTTCTTGATGAAGTCAGGCAGCTGGAACACGGCTTTGGCTTCGTCGTTCGGCAGGTTTTGGGCGAGGCCGTTGGCCACGTTAATCATCGTATCCAAGCCTACCACGTCGGAAGTCCGGAACGTGGCTGACTTCGCGTGACCGATAACCGGACCGGTGAGCTTGTCCACTTCCTCCACCGACAGGCCTAGCTGGCTCATCACCTGCACCACGTCCATGATGGCGAAAACGCCCACGCGGTTAGCAATGAAAGCGGGCGTGTCTTTGGCCAGTACGGTGGTTTTGCCCAGGTACAGGTCACCGTAATGCATCAGGAAATCCACCACCGACTGGTCCGTGTCCGGAGTCGGGATGATTTCGAGCAGCTTCAGGTAGCGCGGCGGGTTGAAGAAGTGGGTGCCGCAGAAGTACTTCTTGAAGTCGTCGGAGCGGCCCTCCGTCATCATATGAATCGGGATGCCGCTGGTGTTGCTGGTGATGAGCGTGCCGGGCTTGCGGTATTGTTCTACACGCTCAAACAGGCTCTTTTTGATATCGAGGCGCTCTACTACTACCTCAATCGTCCAGTCGCAGCCAGCAATATCCTTGAGGTTGTCGTCGAAGTTGCCGGTCTTGATGCGGCTGGCGTCGGCTTTGCGGTAGAGCGGCGAGGGGTTGGCCGCCACGGCTGCCTGCAAGGAGCTGTTTACAATGCGGTTTTTAACCGCTGGGTTGTCCAGCTTCAGGCCTTTGGCTTCTTCGGCGGGTAGCAGCTCTTTCGGCGCGATGTCGAGCAGCAGCACTTGTACCCCGATGTTGGCGAAGTGGCAGGCAATGCGCGAGCCCATCACACCGGAGCCCAGTACGGCTACTTTTTTGATGGTACGATTCATTCTTGGGGAGGAATGAGTGGGTGAGAGATGAAAGAAACACGGTTGGCTGTCAGCAGATTACCGCCAGCTTACTATCAACTTACTCGTCATGCCGAATTCATGGAAACACGAAGGCTTCTTCCGGCCTGACAAGCAAAACGCTCCAACCCTCCGGCTAGGCCGGCGACTCGGAGCGCAGGGGCTTCAATTTGAAATCGTCGAAGAGCACTTTGCCCTCAATCATGCCCGTAATCTGGCTAACCACCTTAAAGAACACATCGAGCTGAGGCTGCGGGATTTTTTCGCGCACCTTCTGGTTGAAATGGCGCACGGTTTGGCGGGAAATTTCCTTTTTCTGCAGCCCTTCTTCCGTCAGAAAAATGCGCACCGACCGTTTGTCCTGAGTGTCAGCCTGCTTATAGATCAGGCCTTTCTCTTCCATGGACCGCAGAATTCGGGTGAGGGAGCGGGTTTCCAGCCCCAGCAAAGGCGCTATCTTGGTAGCCGGCGTTCCGTTTTCCTGGTCGATGTTCAGCAGCACGAAGCCGATGCTCGTGGTGATGTCGTGCTTGGCCGCCTGCGTGTTGTACATGCGCGAAATGGCGTGCCAGGCAACTTTAATGTTATAATCGACGGTTTCTTCGGGTGTCATGGGTAGGAACTGCAAGTCCGGTAAACATACAGAAATATGTTATGCTTGCATACTAAGTTACGCAAAAAAAGTTTGGCGTTTTCTGCCACGGAGGCGCCCTTCGGGCTGCTACCTTCGACCATGCCAAGTGTAAAACAGCCCCGGCCGCTCTCATGAAGCAACCAGGGCTGATTTTATGGCTTTACCGCAGTACGCTGCCGAAGCTTAGTGCTTTTCGGCGTGCTGGTAGAGGCTCTCAATGAGCTCTTTGTTGTTCTGGGTTATGATTTTGCGCTTCACTTTGAGGGTAGGCGTCATCTCACCGGTTTCCACCGTCCAGAGCTGGGGCAGGAGCCGGATTTTTTTAACCTGTTCCCACTGCGCGAAGCCGCTGTTGTACTTGTGTACAAGGTCCTCGTACATCTTTACCACCTTCTCGTTCTTCACCAGCTCTTCGTTGGAGCAGTTGCAGTCCACGCCGTTGCGCTTGCACCAACCTTTCAGGTCGTCGAAGGAAGGAATGATCAGTGCCGAGGGAAACTTCTGACCGTCGCCGACCACCATGCACTGCTCCACCAGCGGCGACTCTTTCAGCTTGCCTTCAATCACCTGCGGGGCAATGTACTTACCGCCCGAGGTCTTGAACATCTCCTTCTTGCGGTCCGTGATTTTAAGGAAGCGGCCGTCCACTATCTCGCCAATGTCACCGGTGTGGAACCAGCCTTCCTCATCGAACTCCTTGGACGTCAATTCGGGCTTGTTGTAATAGCCTTTCATCACCGATTCTGAGCGAGTCAGAATCTCACCATCGGGAGCAATTTTCACCTCCGTGTTGTCGATGATGGGGCCCACGGTGCCAATCATGTTGTTCTCCCGCTCATAGCCGCCTACGGCAATTACCGGCGAGGTTTCTGTAAGGCCGTAGCCCTCCATTACGGGAATACCCGCCGACCAGAATACGCGGGCCAGCCGGGGCTGCAGGGCGCCGCCCCCACTCACGATGCAACGCAGATTACCACCCAGGGCTTCGCGCCACTTGCTG is a genomic window containing:
- a CDS encoding acyl-CoA dehydrogenase family protein — its product is MEVTNKLVKGGEFIIKETDAQDVFTPADFSEEQNMMHQTALDFVEKEVQPLLERLDNHEEGLMRNLMEKAGELGLFGVSIPEQYGGLDMDFTTSLRVTEGVGGGHSFPVAFAAHTGIAMLPILYFGNEEQKAKYLPGLTSGELMGAYCLTEPGSGSDALGAKTKAILTEDGEHYVLNGQKMWITNGGFANVFIVFAQVDGDKFTGFIVEKNTPGLSLGNEEHKMGIKGSSTRQVFLSDVKVPKSAVLGEIGKGHLIAFNILNIGRIKLAAACLGATKMAATLSVKYANERVQFKLPISKFGAIKYKLAQQAVRIYAVESAIYRAGMDIARMEQELLAKGQSHNEALLGAAREFAVECAILKVEGSEVLDYVVDEGVQVYGGYGFSADYPMDRAYRDSRINRIFEGTNEINRMLAVDMILKKAMKGELDLMGPAQAVQQELMAIPDFNVEEETGLFAAEKKTIAKLKKAILMVAGTAVQKYMNSLAKEQEVLMNIADMAIKVYTAESVLLRVEKEAGVKGEEALAAQIDIARVYLYDTVDQVQKFGKDAIASMTEGDEQRLLSMGLKRFTKADLFNAKDARRRIADVLIAANEYAF
- a CDS encoding acetyl-CoA C-acyltransferase — encoded protein: MNAYIVAGYRTAVGKATRGGFRFTRPDDLAADVIKHLVASVPALDPTRIDDVMVGNAVPEAEQGLQMGRLISLLALPINVSGLIVNRYCGSGVETIAMAASKISAGMAECIVAGGTESMSMVPTVGWKTVPNYKLAQQHPDYYLGMGLTAEAVAQDYKVSREDQDLFAYNSHQKAIKAIQEGKFKEQIVPITVEETYLDQATGKKKNRSFVVDTDEGPRADTSVEALAKLRPVFAANGSVTAGNSSQTSDGAAFVIVMSERMVKELNLEPIARMITYATEGIDPRIMGMGPIKAIPKALKQAGMKLEDIDLIELNEAFASQSIAIVRELNIDESKLNVNGGAIALGHPLGCSGAKLSIQLFHELRARNKKYGMVTACVGGGQGVAGIYELLK
- a CDS encoding 3-hydroxyacyl-CoA dehydrogenase/enoyl-CoA hydratase family protein, with the translated sequence MNRTIKKVAVLGSGVMGSRIACHFANIGVQVLLLDIAPKELLPAEEAKGLKLDNPAVKNRIVNSSLQAAVAANPSPLYRKADASRIKTGNFDDNLKDIAGCDWTIEVVVERLDIKKSLFERVEQYRKPGTLITSNTSGIPIHMMTEGRSDDFKKYFCGTHFFNPPRYLKLLEIIPTPDTDQSVVDFLMHYGDLYLGKTTVLAKDTPAFIANRVGVFAIMDVVQVMSQLGLSVEEVDKLTGPVIGHAKSATFRTSDVVGLDTMINVANGLAQNLPNDEAKAVFQLPDFIKKMAENKWLGDKTGQGFYKKVKGEGGKSEIQALDLATLEYKPSAKVKFATLETTKPIEKLADRFKVLVAGKDKAADFYRKTFAGLFAYVSNRIPEITDSLFKIDDALRAGFGWEMGPFETWDALGVQKGLELAQAEGKTVAPWVQEMMAAGNATFYKVSEQGVKQFYDIESKAYKAIPGVENFIILDNLRATGKVVWKNAGASVLDLGDGILNVEFHSKMNALGSDVIQGLLKGVEIAEKDFRGLVVGNDAPNFSAGANLGLVYMFALDQEYDELNLMIAQFQQAMMRMRYSSIPVVGAPHGLALGGGCELNLHCDRVVAAAETYMGLVEFGVGLIPGGGGTKEMTLRTAAKYEEGEPEYNLLRNTFMTISTAKVSTSAAEAFDLGFLRRGDEVVVNSNRVIAQAKAAAIELAEDGYTQPVQKTNIKVQGKGALGMFLTGVHAMKEGRYISDHDVKIANKLAYIMCGGDLSSPTEVSEQYLLDLEREAFLSLTGERKTLERIQSILTTGKPLRN
- a CDS encoding MarR family winged helix-turn-helix transcriptional regulator yields the protein MTPEETVDYNIKVAWHAISRMYNTQAAKHDITTSIGFVLLNIDQENGTPATKIAPLLGLETRSLTRILRSMEEKGLIYKQADTQDKRSVRIFLTEEGLQKKEISRQTVRHFNQKVREKIPQPQLDVFFKVVSQITGMIEGKVLFDDFKLKPLRSESPA